One bacterium genomic region harbors:
- a CDS encoding cation diffusion facilitator family transporter: MAHIHDYEIQSKKLYIAIGINILLTIAQIVGGLISGSLSLLADALHNFSDAGAILVAVIARKIGQTPPSPTMTYGYQRAETLGTLINSVSLILVGFYLMYESISRYTSPQTIDGWIVIWVAGIALVIDIATALLTHSAGAKYNMNIRAAFIHNISDALASVVVIIAGILIIYYQWNIVDLLATIGISLYVIFHGGVLTKKAILILMQATPDGININEIKDRLEKVEGVKRVFHIHVWQLDDHRICFEGHIELDEASNVRNVKKTLKEILRTQFHIEHSTIDAEMI, from the coding sequence ATGGCACACATTCATGATTATGAAATACAATCAAAAAAGCTTTACATTGCCATTGGGATCAATATTCTTCTGACCATAGCTCAAATTGTTGGGGGACTAATATCAGGAAGTTTATCTTTACTGGCAGATGCGCTTCACAACTTTAGTGATGCTGGAGCAATTTTGGTTGCTGTAATTGCACGAAAGATAGGACAAACACCGCCCAGTCCAACCATGACCTATGGGTATCAAAGGGCTGAAACATTGGGGACACTTATCAACAGTGTCTCACTTATTCTTGTTGGTTTCTACCTCATGTACGAATCCATCTCTCGCTATACAAGTCCTCAAACAATTGATGGATGGATAGTGATTTGGGTTGCTGGAATTGCTCTTGTAATTGACATAGCAACTGCACTTCTCACGCATTCAGCGGGTGCAAAATACAATATGAATATTCGCGCGGCCTTTATTCACAATATATCAGATGCACTTGCATCGGTGGTTGTGATTATTGCAGGTATTTTGATCATTTATTATCAATGGAACATAGTCGACCTGCTTGCAACCATTGGAATTTCTCTTTATGTCATCTTTCATGGAGGTGTACTCACGAAAAAGGCCATCCTGATTTTGATGCAGGCAACACCCGATGGTATTAATATAAACGAAATTAAGGACAGGTTAGAAAAAGTTGAAGGTGTTAAAAGAGTCTTTCATATTCATGTTTGGCAATTGGATGATCACAGAATTTGTTTTGAAGGGCACATAGAATTAGATGAAGCTAGCAATGTACGGAATGTAAAAAAGACTCTAAAAGAAATACTTCGAACTCAATTTCATATTGAGCACTCGACGATTGATGCAGAGATGATATAG
- a CDS encoding cation diffusion facilitator family transporter — MSDCGCEIEIKDQEQRGVLYWLLGINLTMFFFEIGVGWFAQSTALIADALDMFADAIVYSIALYAVGRSSQHKTKAALFSGYFQSLLGFMVIVDIVRRIAFGSEPESLFMMGMGAIALVANVVCLLLIKKHKDGEVHMRASWIFSANDVIANIGVILGGILVWKLGVRWPDLAIGLIIATIILRGARHIIKDAKNS; from the coding sequence GTGTCAGATTGCGGATGTGAAATAGAAATCAAAGACCAAGAGCAAAGGGGAGTGTTGTATTGGCTTTTGGGCATAAATCTTACGATGTTTTTCTTTGAAATTGGTGTTGGGTGGTTTGCTCAATCCACGGCATTGATAGCAGACGCATTAGATATGTTTGCGGATGCCATTGTTTATAGTATTGCTTTGTACGCTGTAGGTAGATCATCTCAGCATAAAACAAAAGCCGCTCTTTTTAGCGGTTATTTTCAAAGCTTGCTAGGTTTTATGGTGATTGTGGATATTGTTCGAAGAATCGCCTTTGGAAGTGAACCCGAATCTCTATTTATGATGGGGATGGGAGCTATCGCCTTAGTGGCCAATGTTGTATGCCTTCTTTTGATTAAAAAACATAAAGATGGAGAAGTTCATATGCGCGCGAGTTGGATATTTTCAGCCAATGACGTTATTGCAAACATAGGTGTGATTCTTGGCGGCATACTTGTGTGGAAACTAGGTGTACGCTGGCCTGATCTTGCTATTGGCTTAATTATTGCCACTATTATTTTGAGAGGCGCACGTCACATCATCAAAGACGCAAAAAATTCTTGA
- a CDS encoding metal-sensitive transcriptional regulator — translation MPGNVQKKIKQVNETCHPDHTKDVIRLNRIEGQLGGIRKMIEEQRYCPEILMQTRAVKAAIKSLEASILEKHLEHCVLKAFSAKNKKAREEKIKELTELFRKNT, via the coding sequence ATGCCTGGTAATGTACAGAAAAAAATCAAACAAGTTAATGAGACTTGTCATCCAGATCATACAAAGGATGTGATTCGCCTAAATCGAATCGAAGGGCAACTTGGCGGCATTCGTAAAATGATAGAGGAGCAAAGGTATTGTCCAGAAATACTTATGCAAACGCGTGCAGTAAAAGCGGCAATCAAATCACTTGAGGCCTCTATTTTAGAAAAACATTTAGAACATTGCGTTCTTAAAGCATTTAGTGCTAAAAATAAGAAAGCTAGAGAAGAAAAAATTAAGGAGCTTACGGAACTTTTTCGTAAAAACACTTAG
- a CDS encoding TolC family protein: protein MKYVFHESILGMSLMLIIVFYVGFAHAENTQEEINHTVKVSVQSEQLQEYIDTAIANNAGLKAIFESYKAQNYKSKYVGALPDPKLSYANFIQSVETRVGPQEHKFGVSQSFPWFGTLSLQSKVAQDDAQFLLYQFEAKRLELIRNVKDIFYDAYFLERSIKILHQNMDLLANLERVTRSRYQSGIGQFSDVIRSQVELEKVKDQLVSIKDLKKPLIARFNSALNDSGHTILEWPNAIPLPQRYIDMNKMRELMEISNPQLKALDKVTQKEQKKIKLAKKDGLPNFSLGFDYIMTGEAANAVTDSGKDAMAVMVSMGFPLWRGKYTNQTKEAKSKEISARNTQKEKLNQLTADLSQAIYEYSEGVRKVELYRNNLVPKGRQSFEATKRGYEAGKASFSDLIDSERLLLEFQLASEEALTRASKAEASIDMLIGDQSLKNKSKPVSTSILLKENK, encoded by the coding sequence ATGAAATATGTATTTCATGAAAGCATACTTGGTATGTCTTTAATGTTAATTATAGTTTTTTATGTAGGCTTTGCCCATGCAGAAAATACTCAAGAAGAAATAAATCATACAGTTAAAGTAAGTGTTCAAAGTGAGCAATTACAGGAATATATCGATACGGCCATTGCTAACAATGCCGGTCTTAAGGCAATATTCGAGTCTTATAAAGCGCAGAACTATAAATCTAAATACGTTGGTGCACTTCCTGATCCCAAACTATCGTATGCAAACTTTATTCAATCGGTTGAAACCCGGGTAGGGCCTCAAGAACATAAATTTGGAGTCTCTCAGTCTTTTCCTTGGTTTGGCACATTATCTCTTCAATCTAAGGTTGCACAAGATGATGCTCAGTTTTTGCTTTATCAATTTGAAGCAAAGCGACTTGAACTGATACGAAATGTGAAGGATATTTTTTACGATGCTTACTTTCTTGAACGTTCAATCAAAATATTGCATCAAAACATGGACCTCCTTGCTAATCTTGAGCGTGTTACTCGGTCGAGGTATCAATCTGGTATTGGCCAGTTTTCTGATGTGATTCGTTCACAAGTAGAGTTAGAGAAAGTGAAAGACCAATTGGTAAGCATAAAAGATTTAAAAAAACCTTTGATTGCACGATTTAATTCTGCCTTGAATGACTCAGGTCATACGATTTTAGAATGGCCTAATGCTATTCCATTGCCTCAAAGGTACATTGATATGAACAAAATGCGAGAACTTATGGAAATATCTAATCCACAACTCAAAGCGTTGGATAAAGTGACACAGAAAGAACAAAAGAAAATTAAATTAGCTAAGAAAGATGGGCTCCCTAATTTTAGTCTCGGGTTTGACTATATTATGACAGGAGAAGCGGCGAATGCTGTTACTGATAGTGGAAAAGATGCTATGGCGGTGATGGTTTCAATGGGCTTTCCCCTTTGGCGTGGTAAGTACACTAATCAGACCAAAGAGGCAAAATCAAAAGAAATATCAGCCCGCAATACACAAAAGGAAAAGTTAAATCAACTCACTGCTGATTTGTCTCAAGCCATTTATGAGTATTCAGAGGGGGTTCGAAAAGTTGAACTTTATCGAAATAACTTAGTTCCAAAAGGAAGGCAGTCTTTTGAGGCTACAAAAAGAGGGTATGAGGCGGGCAAAGCTTCGTTTAGTGATTTAATAGATTCGGAACGCTTGCTTCTTGAATTTCAACTTGCCAGCGAAGAAGCTCTAACTCGTGCAAGTAAAGCAGAGGCTTCAATTGATATGTTGATTGGAGATCAGTCCTTAAAAAATAAATCAAAGCCAGTTTCAACATCTATATTGTTAAAGGAGAACAAGTAA
- a CDS encoding efflux RND transporter periplasmic adaptor subunit: MKNPLHLFQKISLKSFLENDPRKVALISLLIGGILGALLFSPKSQHSMDMKENSTSHQGHKHSESMAERKIATWTCSMHPQIQKDKPGQCPLCGMDLIPIENNMSEHSKDTVFEMSEAAQKLAEISTTKVERKIAEAKINLNGTINYDETKVEFVTARVGGRIDRMFVDYTGVNVKRGDHMVYLYSPELISAQEEMIQAIKNQASIETITATKERLRLWGLTRRQVERIAKQKKATDHTTITSPTAGIVIKKHVSEGAYVKTGDRIYTIADLSKLWVEIEAYESDLRWVRYGQYVEFSTAAHPGEKFHGQVSFVDPVLNPKTRTVKLRVNVSNEEGKLKPGMFVRASIKSNIASVGPVADASMKGKWISPMHPEIIKDGPGKCDVCGMALVPIETLGYISDPKQEDLPLVIPVSAPLLTGERAIVYVRVPNADRPTFEGREIHLGSRAGDYYIVKHGLSEGEEVVTKGNFKIDSSLQIQAKPSMMNPDGGKTPSEHNH; this comes from the coding sequence ATGAAAAATCCATTACATTTATTTCAAAAAATTTCACTAAAGTCCTTTTTAGAAAATGATCCGCGTAAAGTAGCTTTGATTAGTCTTCTTATTGGTGGCATATTGGGTGCTTTGTTATTTTCGCCAAAGTCTCAACATTCAATGGATATGAAAGAAAATTCTACATCACATCAAGGGCACAAGCACTCAGAAAGTATGGCTGAAAGAAAGATAGCAACTTGGACATGTTCCATGCACCCACAGATTCAAAAGGATAAACCTGGGCAATGCCCACTTTGCGGTATGGATCTTATTCCCATTGAGAACAATATGAGTGAACATTCTAAAGATACGGTTTTTGAAATGTCTGAAGCAGCTCAAAAATTGGCAGAAATTTCAACAACAAAAGTGGAACGTAAAATCGCAGAAGCTAAAATCAATCTAAATGGAACCATAAATTACGATGAAACTAAAGTAGAGTTTGTAACAGCTAGAGTTGGTGGAAGAATTGATCGAATGTTTGTTGACTATACTGGAGTCAATGTAAAGCGTGGTGATCATATGGTTTATTTGTATAGCCCAGAGCTCATTTCAGCTCAGGAAGAAATGATTCAAGCCATCAAGAATCAAGCTTCAATTGAAACAATAACGGCTACAAAAGAACGATTAAGATTATGGGGTTTAACGAGAAGACAAGTTGAACGCATAGCTAAACAAAAAAAAGCTACAGATCATACAACTATTACGTCACCAACGGCTGGTATTGTTATTAAAAAACATGTTTCTGAAGGTGCTTATGTAAAAACGGGAGATCGAATTTACACCATCGCTGACCTTTCTAAACTATGGGTTGAGATAGAAGCCTATGAATCAGATTTACGTTGGGTGCGATATGGTCAATACGTTGAATTTTCTACTGCTGCACACCCTGGAGAAAAATTTCATGGACAAGTGTCTTTTGTTGACCCTGTATTAAACCCAAAAACGCGAACAGTTAAACTTAGAGTTAATGTGAGTAATGAGGAAGGTAAACTAAAACCAGGCATGTTTGTGCGTGCATCTATAAAATCGAACATAGCAAGCGTGGGGCCTGTTGCTGATGCATCGATGAAAGGAAAGTGGATTTCTCCTATGCATCCAGAAATTATCAAAGATGGACCAGGAAAATGTGATGTATGTGGGATGGCACTCGTTCCCATAGAAACTTTGGGTTATATATCTGATCCAAAACAAGAAGATTTGCCTTTGGTGATTCCAGTTTCTGCTCCTCTTCTAACTGGAGAAAGAGCCATTGTATATGTTCGTGTTCCTAATGCTGATCGTCCGACATTTGAGGGAAGAGAAATTCATCTTGGAAGTCGAGCAGGAGATTATTACATTGTTAAACATGGACTGAGTGAAG